The Flavobacteriales bacterium genome has a window encoding:
- a CDS encoding Nif3-like dinuclear metal center hexameric protein, with protein sequence MKIKDITSYLESIAPLAYQESYDNSGLIVGDKNTAVKGVLVCLDSTEEIIEEAIEKGCNLVIAHHPIVFGGLKKITGKNYVERTVIKAIKNDVAIYAIHTNLDNVIEGVNGKIGEKLGLINTSVLAPKGGMLKKLITYVPLEAKDQVMEALFKAGAGNIGNYSECSFSSNGQGTYLANEKANPYKGDISKRHHEVEERVEVVYPKNIERGLIQALEQSHPYEAVAYDLITISNTSNQIGAGIIGELEEEVDALDFLKSLKTTMKTDCVRHTKTLGKKIKTVAVCGGAGSFLLGAAIGQQADVYITGDFKYHEFFDAENHLIIADIGHFESEQFTIELLVSILKEKFTTFAVRLTEKETNPIQYL encoded by the coding sequence ATGAAAATTAAAGATATCACCAGTTATTTAGAATCTATAGCTCCTTTAGCTTATCAAGAAAGTTATGATAATTCAGGGTTAATAGTAGGAGATAAAAATACAGCAGTTAAAGGAGTGCTTGTTTGTTTGGATAGCACGGAGGAAATTATAGAAGAGGCTATAGAAAAAGGTTGTAATTTAGTCATTGCTCATCATCCAATTGTATTTGGTGGATTAAAGAAAATTACGGGTAAAAATTATGTAGAACGCACCGTAATTAAAGCCATTAAGAATGATGTTGCAATTTATGCCATTCATACTAATTTAGATAATGTAATAGAAGGTGTTAATGGAAAGATAGGTGAAAAGTTGGGGTTGATAAATACAAGCGTATTGGCTCCTAAAGGAGGGATGTTAAAAAAGTTGATAACTTATGTTCCATTAGAAGCCAAAGATCAAGTGATGGAGGCCTTATTTAAAGCAGGTGCAGGAAATATTGGGAATTATTCTGAGTGTAGTTTTTCTTCAAATGGTCAAGGTACCTATTTAGCCAATGAAAAAGCTAATCCTTATAAGGGTGATATTTCAAAGAGGCATCATGAAGTTGAAGAAAGAGTAGAGGTGGTTTATCCTAAAAATATTGAAAGAGGTTTAATTCAAGCTTTGGAGCAAAGTCACCCTTATGAAGCAGTAGCCTATGATTTAATTACTATTTCTAATACATCTAATCAAATTGGAGCAGGAATAATAGGGGAATTGGAAGAAGAAGTTGACGCTTTAGACTTTTTAAAAAGTTTAAAAACAACAATGAAAACCGATTGTGTACGTCATACCAAAACATTGGGTAAAAAAATAAAAACTGTTGCTGTATGTGGTGGTGCTGGTAGTTTTTTATTGGGGGCTGCAATAGGGCAACAAGCAGATGTTTATATCACTGGAGACTTTAAATATCATGAGTTTTTTGATGCTGAGAACCACTTAATTATAGCGGATATAGGACATTTTGAAAGTGAACAATTCACAATTGAGCTATTAGTTTCGATTTTAAAAGAAAAATTTACTACTTTTGCAGTTCGATTAACAGAAAAGGAAACGAATCCTATTCAATATTTGTAA